One Pseudomonadales bacterium genomic window, GATAATCATCTTCAACCGCATAGCGCCCCTCATTACCGTTTTTTTTATCGGGCGCCGAGCCACAGGCCGTTAGCAGGCAAGCAAATAAAAACACCGCATACTGCAGCGGCAAGCACGCCGAACCATTCAAACTATCGCTCTGCATTTACATGGCTCGACTAAAGCGAATCAGCTCACTTAATTGAAATACTGCCATTGCATATAAGCGACTGTGATTATAGCGGGTGATGGCATAAAAATTTTCAAAACCTAGCCAATATTCGTCACCCTCTGCGGCACTCAGCTTGATTAAACTCACTTTCGCCGCTGCATCAATTTGCTTAGGTATTTTCAATCCTGCTTGACGCAAGCTAGCTACGCTGTGATTGGGTTTCAAGCCCTTGCTAATTAATTCAGCAGGGATCGCTTGAGACTGAAGCTGTATAGCGACAGGCTCACCATAACGCCATTTATGTTGCTTAAAATAATTGGCGACGGAAGCCATTGCATCATCTGGATTTTGCCAAATATCAGCTTTTTTATCGCCATCAAAGTCGACCGCATAGGCGCGATAGCTGCTAGGGATAAACTGGCCAAAGCCCATCGCACCGGCATATGAGCCTACTAATGAACTTACATCGATTGATTGCTCTTGACCCAATAGCAACAGCTGCTCAAGCTGACCGCGAAAAAAGCTAGCGCGGGGCGGGTAATCGAAGCCCAGCGTCAACAAGGCGTCAAGCACACGATAGCTGCCTGCCACTTTACCATAACGCGTTTCTACCCCAAGAATTGCCAATATAATCGCTGGCTCAACCTGAAACTGTTGCGCAACCTGCATCAGCGTTTGTTGATGTTCGCGCCCAAAAGCTACGCC contains:
- the mltB gene encoding lytic murein transglycosylase B, translating into MIAMFRSFTISCWFLSILLTAPLVQANYADRAEVKAFAQRFAAEHKQDVDSVLAILSQGKYQQGIIDAISKPAERVLNWGDYRRIFIEQKRLDNGVAFGREHQQTLMQVAQQFQVEPAIILAILGVETRYGKVAGSYRVLDALLTLGFDYPPRASFFRGQLEQLLLLGQEQSIDVSSLVGSYAGAMGFGQFIPSSYRAYAVDFDGDKKADIWQNPDDAMASVANYFKQHKWRYGEPVAIQLQSQAIPAELISKGLKPNHSVASLRQAGLKIPKQIDAAAKVSLIKLSAAEGDEYWLGFENFYAITRYNHSRLYAMAVFQLSELIRFSRAM